CCTGGTTGGCGGCGTAGGCCTGCAGCGTTTGTTCGGCCTGGCTGACCAGCGCCAGGCTCTGTGGCTTGATCAGCACGCCGCGCAGTTTGGACAAAGGGGCCTGAAACGCCTCAAGCGCCCCTTGCAGTGCCTTGCCCTCGTTTTCGCCGCCATTGGCCATGGCATGACGCAAGCGGGCTTCGCGCAGGTCGCCGAGTGCATCGTTGAGGCGCGACACTTCGCTGACCACCTCGCTGCGCCGCACCAGGCTGCCCAGCCCGTCCCAGCTGATCAACGACTGGATCAAGGTCAGGCCCAGCACAAGGCCGAAACCGATGAAAAGTTTGTGGGCGATCTTCAAGTCGCCAAACCAGGTAAACATATACTGCTGAGCTCCTTTTCTTATGCGTTGGAGGAGACCGGAGGTCTGTTCCTTCTGTGAGATGTAGTCATACATATGAATTATCGACCGCTGGTCGGAATTCTGTAGATGTATTTCCAAATCTGTCAGGGCATAAGCTCGAAGCGCGCGGTACTGACCTGTTCGCTGTCCAGGCCGACCATCACATCAAAAGCGCCGGGTTCGGCGCCCCACTGCAGGTTCTGGTTGTAGAAGGACAGCGTGGATTCCTCAATGTCGAAGGTGATCTGGCGCTTTTCCCCGGGGGCCAGCAGCACTTTCTGAAAGCCTTTGAGTTCCTTGATGGGGCGGCTCACCGAACCGCTGATGTCGCGGATATACAACTGCACCACCGTTTCGCCTGCGCGGCCTCCAGTGTTCTGCACTTGCGCCTCGACTTGCAGCGTGTGCCCAGGCTGCAAGCGCAGGGTTGAAAGGCTTGGCGGTGAAAGGCTGAATTGCGTGTAGCTCAAGCCGAAGCCGAAGGGGTAGAGCGGGGTGTCGTCGATGTCGAAGTAGCGGGAGCGGTAGGCTTTGTGAAGCGCCGGGTCGAAAGGGCGGCCCGTGTTCAAGCGGTTGTAGTACAGCGGAATCTGGCCAACGCTGCGTGGGAACGTGACGGGCAGTTTGCCCGATGGGTTGTAGTCGCCCAGCAGCACATCGGCGATGGCGTTGCCACCTTCGGTACCACTGAACCAGGCTTCCAGCACGGCATCTGCCTGTCGGCTTTCTTCCTCAATGGTCATCGGGCGGCCGTTCATCAGCACCAGCACCAGAGGTTTGCCGGTTTCTTTCAGGGCCTTGAGCAACGCCTTCTGTTGGCTTGGTAAGTTCAGGTCGGTCTTGCTGGCGCCTTCATGGGCCATTCCACGCGCTTCACCCAGCGCCGCGATGATGACATCGGCCTGCCGTGCGACGGCCAGTGCTTCGGCACGCAGTGTGGCAGGCGAACGTGGGTCGAAGTCGACTTTGTTGTCTGCCAGCAGGCTGAACGCGGCTTGATCGTCACTGATGTTGGCCCCCAGTGCGTAAAGGACCTTGCCCTGGTTACCCAGCGCGGTTTTCAGGCCCTGGTACAGGCTGACCGCTTGCGCGGGCTGGCCGTTGGCTGGCCAACTGCCAAGAATGTCGACCCGGTTGTCGGCCAGCGGCCCGATCACGGCCACTGTGCCGCGCTTGGGCAAGGGCAGCAATTGATCACGGTTTTTCAGCAACACCAGCGAACGCCTGGCGACATCCCTGGCTTCGTTACGGTGCAGGCGTTGCTCAGCGTTCGGGTCGGCAGGGTCGTCCTTGGCCTCGCCGAGCCTGCGATAGGGGGCCTTGAACAGGCCCAGGTCATACTTCGTGGCAAGCACCTGACGCACCGCATCGTCCAGCACACGCATCGGCACCACGCCTTGTTCCACCAACCCTGCCAGTGCGTCTGCAAAAAAACGGTCACTCATGCTGACTTGTGTACCTGCTTGCAACGCAGCACTGGCAGCCTCGGCGGGGGTTGCCGAGTAACCGTGAGGGATCAGTTCCTGAACGGAATCGTAGTCACTGATGACCAACCCGCGATACTGCCATTGCTCGCGCAGCACTTCATGCAGCAACCATGGATTGGCAGAAGCAGGCACGCCGTTGAGGGTGGTGTAGGCCGACATTACGGCGCCTGCACCTGCGTCAAGCGCGGCGCGGTAAGGGGGCAGGTAGTACTGCAGTAATTTGTGCGGGCTCATGTCAGTGCTGTTGTAGTCACGCCCGCCTTCGACGGCGCCGTAAGCGGCGTAATGCTTGACGCAGGCCATCAGGCTGTCGGCCGCTCCCACTGTTGGCCCTTGGAATCCCAGAACTGCCGTCGCTCCGGCCTGGCCTGCCAGGTAAGGGTCTTCACCAAATCCTTCGGCGACGCGGCCCCAGCGCGGGTCCCGGCTGATGTCGACCATCGGCGCGAAGGTCATGTCCAAGCCATCGGCGGTTGCCTCTACTGCCGCCGTTCGGGCGCTGGTGGCGATGGCCTGCATATCCCAACTCGAGGCCAGGCCGAGGCCGATGGGGAATACCGTGCGATGGCCATGGATCACATCGCCAGCAAAGAACAGCGGGATCTGCAGGCGGCTGTCCATGGCTTCATCCTGCAGCGCGCGCAAGGTTGCGCGATCAACGCCGGGGGCGGGGAGAATCGAACCGACTTCGCCGCGGTGCACGGCATCGAGCAGGTCCTGAATGGCCGGTGAGTCCAGCGCGCCACGCGCGTCCAGCATGCGCAACTGGCCCACCTTCTCGCTCAGTTGCATCCGGCTGAGCACTTCATCCAGATAACGCTCCTTGTCATTGGCGGGCAAGTTTTTCGTATAGTGCGTGGCACCCGCAACCAGCAAGGCGCCCATCAGCAATGCCAAAACCGAAGGCATGTGGATGTGCTTCAGGTGCTGCCCGGCCATCGCAGTGCATCCGTTTGAAGGTATGCGACAAGGGTGCCCGCGCTGCCATGGTGGGGCTACTGGCAAAACTGTCAGTTGACATGGATGTGGCCTCGGCCCCTTTTGAGGCATTCTAATCAGGCAACGGCCACTCACGGCCCCACTCAGGACCATGGACGATGAGTCACCCTTCGCAATTCACCCTGCTCGGCAAGCGCCGTTTCTTGCCGTTCTTCATCACCCAATTGCTGGGTGCTTTCAACGACAACCTGTTCAAGCAGTCGCTGATCCTGGCCATTTTGTTCAAGCTCAGCCTGGGTGAGGGTGACCGGTCGATCTGGGTCAACCTGTGCGCGCTGCTGTTCATTCTGCCGTTCTTTCTGTTCTCGGCGCTGGGCGGCCAGTTTGGCGAGAAGTTCGCCAAGGACGCGCTGATACGCGCTATCAAACTGGCAGAAATCGGCATCATGGCCGTAGGCGCCGTCGGTTTTGCGACCGACCACCTCACCCTGATGCTGGTCGCGCTATTCGGCATGGGTACCCACTCGGCACTGTTCGGCCCGGTGAAATATTCAATTCTGCCCCAGGCACTGCGTGAAGAAGAACTGGTGGGCGGCAACGGCCTGGTG
The genomic region above belongs to Pseudomonas sp. PSKL.D1 and contains:
- the bglX gene encoding beta-glucosidase BglX, translated to MAGQHLKHIHMPSVLALLMGALLVAGATHYTKNLPANDKERYLDEVLSRMQLSEKVGQLRMLDARGALDSPAIQDLLDAVHRGEVGSILPAPGVDRATLRALQDEAMDSRLQIPLFFAGDVIHGHRTVFPIGLGLASSWDMQAIATSARTAAVEATADGLDMTFAPMVDISRDPRWGRVAEGFGEDPYLAGQAGATAVLGFQGPTVGAADSLMACVKHYAAYGAVEGGRDYNSTDMSPHKLLQYYLPPYRAALDAGAGAVMSAYTTLNGVPASANPWLLHEVLREQWQYRGLVISDYDSVQELIPHGYSATPAEAASAALQAGTQVSMSDRFFADALAGLVEQGVVPMRVLDDAVRQVLATKYDLGLFKAPYRRLGEAKDDPADPNAEQRLHRNEARDVARRSLVLLKNRDQLLPLPKRGTVAVIGPLADNRVDILGSWPANGQPAQAVSLYQGLKTALGNQGKVLYALGANISDDQAAFSLLADNKVDFDPRSPATLRAEALAVARQADVIIAALGEARGMAHEGASKTDLNLPSQQKALLKALKETGKPLVLVLMNGRPMTIEEESRQADAVLEAWFSGTEGGNAIADVLLGDYNPSGKLPVTFPRSVGQIPLYYNRLNTGRPFDPALHKAYRSRYFDIDDTPLYPFGFGLSYTQFSLSPPSLSTLRLQPGHTLQVEAQVQNTGGRAGETVVQLYIRDISGSVSRPIKELKGFQKVLLAPGEKRQITFDIEESTLSFYNQNLQWGAEPGAFDVMVGLDSEQVSTARFELMP